Part of the Danaus plexippus chromosome 23, MEX_DaPlex, whole genome shotgun sequence genome is shown below.
acctggcgatatcattttatatattttatgttagtataaaattgaaattagatCCTTACCCACGATAGCTGAAGCGGCGTAGTGGGCGACAACCGCGTTGGCGTAGTATGAGAGCTCTAAGGACGCTGCCACAGAGCTCTGAGGTTTGACGACACGCTTCGCCCCGGATCCCTCGCAGCGGACCAGTGAAGTACCGAGGGTCTCCAACTGATAGGACGATAATTAACAAATCAATCAATTTGAAAGACAAACAAACACGACGCCATTATTGAATTCCATAATCAAACATACATGTATACCGAgtgtaaaaaatgaaattgtaacACACAAACGAAACCACTCAACACGCGTGCCCATACCCGAACTAATATGACTCaatacaacacacacacacacacactcctATTACCAAGAAAATAACTTGTCATCacgtgtgtatatatatatatgtgtatagatCCCTTACCGCTCGCGCCACCACGTGTCTAGTCTCCCCGCTATACCCGAGGTCCCGGCCCGCGGCCCGCAGTGCTGCACCCCTGGCCCGCACGCTCTCCTGCAGCCCGCTGATGGAGCACCCCTGCCTCTGCTCCGTCAGCAGCACGTAGGATACAACGTTGGTGCACATCAGGGCCGTCGATTGAGCAGCATCTGTGTACATACAGCGGTGTCTTGTAATATTCATTAGGTATAATAACAACGATTAAAGAAAGTTTCCATCGGACAGAAACTTAAGATATATCGTAAGTTGTAGCCGTGATGTAACAAAAGATTATTTAGAAGATAAAAATGTCAATCTCACCATAGACGAGATGTCTGCCGATGGCCTCTACCATCATCTTGTGGTCCGTGCTGACGTCATTTCCGTATAGACTGCTGTGACTGTGGTTGTACAGGATCTGGCGGTCTAGATTCTCGGCCAGGTTGTCGCTAGACTTCAAGGGCGCTTCAATCGGGGCCTTAAGATAATTATACCTTTGGAATGATGTTACCAGCTcctaaaaaacataaaataattgaaaaacaatGTTTACTTCAGTGTCACTATCTTGTTAGATAAGATAAGAAAAGGTAGATATTCTATATTAACGTTTCAGTGAAATCGTattgttaaaaactaaattataatctaaggTATCAAGTCATTATTACAATtcagagaaataatttaagggaataattataaaatataaactattaacatgctactattttaacaataaccttttaagtaaataaaatacatcgaCAATTCTTTCCGCTCAGCCAATTTTACTAGTTATCATGTTCAGAGggaattctttatataatctaacTTAACAACCTAACCTAACATCCTAACCTAACAAGCTAACCTAACTCACCTTCAGGGATATAGGCTGGTTGAAGTCCACTCGTATGCTGCCATGGTTGGTGTTCAGCGTCATCCATATTCCTCGCAGCGCCGACCAGAACGTCTCCATCTGCTTCGGCATCCCGAGCTGTTCCCTCACGAAGTTCCCATCCACCAGCTTATCATAGTTGAGGGTGACCGGCACCAGGAGCGCGTCGTCGATGGTGCCGTCCAGGTACGCGTCCATTATCACCGATAAAATACCCGCTGGAAAAAatatcgtaaatatttttttaacaaaataaatgaaaaccaCAAAGcggtatttatatatatttataataatttttttttgttttaggtaaacaaataatatttacagctTAAAATATCCACATGTACTTAGTACTCCGATTTTAGTACTTGTACCGTaaacagttaaaattaaataaaaaaaaatattataaatgacaaaaaaaaaagtcttattGAAGTCTTGTATAGTTGAATAACATATTTcaccttaattatatttctctcATTTCTTTTATCTATTTTACTGTACAAAACGACTTTATACTTACCTACCCTCTATTCCGTCGTCGcagcaaaaacaaaaatcactattaataaatatacgtatatgtatatattttaattttaatttttatttctatgctTATATCTGTATCTGTTTTTTTCCACCTTTTTTTACCTACTTCCCTTTCCAGTTTCCTCTATCAAAAGGGTTTCTAGTAGAGATCTCTTGAGAGTTGACATATCCTTTGTGGTCACGtttcttttaaacatattatctCTACTTTTGGTCCATAAATAAGTTCAaggaaattttgtacaaatctAAGGTACCTTTAGGCAGCTGTGGCTTCCCAGTCCTCGTTCTCCCGCCCTCGATGAAGAACTCCAGATTGTTGTTAGCGGCTAGACTATTGAGTATGTACGCTCTGAAATATGTGGATTCATTACAATTAACTttcaatttaaagttaattaaaatcatatggtttttgtaaatgaaataaaaagctaATTTCTTAAGCattacatgtaaaataaaaaaaatatacaacaaattGTGACCAAcgatctttttaatttatgctgTAGTCTCCGACAGGCGGAGTTATTCTTGGTGTTTGAGTTGAAGCAGTGGTTTATTACCTCAAAGCAGTTTTGTACAGAGGATCGCCGTGATACTCCGAGCCGTCGACTCTTCTACGGATGAAGAAAGCGCCGCACGCACGGAGGAACCAActggaataataaataatgataccTCATATGAATCGCCTGTATAGCAGATACAAAATCTGTGGGCCATTGCTCGTTCAGGTAGGACCCGGACACCAAAGGCGGCATTAGCACACACCCACCCAAAGAACGGTATCCGCATATTGTCCCCGGCAGCCACCAGGGGCGGCCTTAACCCGGTCAGGTAGAGCGTAAACGTCACGAGGACGTAGTCGAAGTGAGATCGATGGAGCGGCACGAATACTAAGGGTAGACCGGCGGCCTTGGCGCGGCGGAGACGGTGCACGCAGGACGCGCGCGTGCCGCAACCGCCTCGGGCGATACGACGGATAGCCTTGTGACACAACCACGCCACTAACCTGGAACatagataaatattgtttggTTAAGGGAAGGTCTCACGTCCAGTGTAATagtcaaataattattcatagaGCACTGAACATTATACAACTTAAGGAAAGAATCATGTAGCCTTACGGTCTTCATCAATATAACGGACAGCCTTTTTGATTTATGgaccaaaaaaattttcaacacaGTGATAGtccaagtaatatatataataatacttacttTAGTATATTATTAGACATAGCCGAGGATATATCTCTTAATACTTTCATAGCGCGAGATTCGACTTTCTTTTTTGTGTCATCGTAAGCCTCGCTAGTGCCACTCGCTTTTGTCTTCAGCTCTTCCCGAGTGGTGTCTTCTATGGCACGAATGAAACGCTTGTCTTTCGatacctaaaaaatatttgtttttgacaaCGTATTCATGACTGTAAGtgctttatgtttaaaaactctGACATTTGGCTTTTATATTATGGCTACCTACTACGTCACgactgtaattaaattaaaacacgttgatagaaatattttgatagatTGTAGAAAATTTAAGGTTCTACTGTAGTCTAATCTGATCCTTTAGATATGATGAAGGTCGAATAGCTAATATCAAGCTGTGACCTGTCACAGCCTGCTGTGGCAGGGCTAAGcactattttcttaaatggaatttttagcgtatttgtttattaacatGGAGTAATAAGTCTTTAATAGTATTGCTGCCTACTTTGATGTTTtcattgttgttattttatctttaacgATGTTTTTGCAAATCTAAATCATGTAATATATACTCACGTTGGGAAGTACGTCCTTATAGTCGTAGTTAATGAGATGGACACATTGGGCGAGGTCGCAGAGGTATCGGGAGACCACACCGCCGTTGGCAAACGTCTGTCTGCCGATGTTGAGGATGTTGATGACGTTGCCAGCCTCCTCGGACCTTGGATCTTTCCATGAATCCTGAAAGAATATGTTAATGGTTATGCTTAACTCATATCAGTTGCGAGTCGAAACTGTGGAATGACCGGAAACGATATGTAAAATTCTTGGCCTGACTTGccctaaatataaacataataataaagaaaattgtctTTACTGTCAAAAAATTCCTTGATGTTCGGGACAACAACTCTAAAAGGGTATTTCAATTATCatctgatattatttatctaagtTATGTGATATCTGCTTATATACtattatccaaaaatattaaacaaatatcaacAACAAggttagaaatataaatttaactgatATGTTTGCGCCCATGgcatagataattaaattgaaactgTATAAAGATTTCTCACATATAAAGTCtttctttttgttaataaatatttttggataatgaaaagaaattcTATTGATCAATATtgttatagcaaaaaaaaGGTATATAGTACATAGCGAGTTTATAGTGTAATCGAGGTCAACGCTCTCAGCTGTCATTGGCCAGGCGGAGTCACGCCACGCGGTGTTAAATTTAGTATCAATGAATGAACTATGTGCGATGCGCACGCGCATGCAAAACACAGGCGACACTGTTGCGTATTACGCGGCAAGATTCGGAAGGTATTGTAGCTAGGTAGTGTTTTATCAATcagactataatataataaacaattcgACTGAACTTTTAATTTCGATcggtttattttatagtaatggCAACgtgtcaaaataattattgaaatatttacagcgactacataaataaatcgttGCATTAAATTATTCGGTGTATGTGTCTGACTTCCGTTATGGGAATTATAATCTGTTTACGTTACATACACTTGTATAAATCGAAGTAGGCattgttgtattataaaacaaaaaatatttagtctaTATGATTAGTATCTTCACTTAACTCggactaatttaataaatacgagGCATTCAAGAACCTACAATCAATAATGAAGGTTAATTTATGTCTTTTTATTCGAAAGCCGGTCAAGATTAATCATaaagtaatgagatctaagattttcgcgagtattcatttaatcataaagtaacaaaaataatttcaaaaagacTGTATATtgactaaaatatattgataatatgtTTATCACGCTAAGTACGACGTATTTCGCGTTTCTCGTTCAACaatctacgttaatactattaatataaaattaatacgataaaaaactaaaaacgcTCTGTATACAGTGTGATGACGGAAATTTTTAGTAAGCGCACAGATATTTTATAGGCTATAATATCAAACTTATCGTTCCGATAAAGTAATATGTTTCTAACGACCGCTACAATACTAACAGTATTCAGTTAAGTGGCGCGTGTGACGTCATACAAGTAATTACGTTTCCAGCGTGACATTTAAACTAAcacgtattaatttattgatatttattttaacctaattatatataattattgaaatctaaaatacttttcatacatgtataacataattactgttactttaatattcctaagtacatataatttaatatctttggttatttgatattttaatagtatacaTATCAACTTCCCATTTACATTACTTTATCTTAATCCCAGTTATTACCTCATTTCAACATCTcgaacccaaaaaaaaaaactatatataaattgtgaagtttcttaaacaatacaaaaacatgattttaattagaattttcaaacaaatatatatttagcttaaaaaaaataaattttcgaaATAATTCTAAGAGGACTATCGTTGTTTTTTTTCAAGGAGATATGTCAAATAACACCAAGGCGATAGATAAGTCGAGAGTCGAATAACTATCAGCTGACCTTGGACTTGACCTTCACACAGTTTATATTCGTATGTGATTagatgtaaatattgttacatacttattaattataaattgacaattttattttgtcaatctgttcgtcataatttttttttgtagcatATCCTTAAATTtgacatcatcatcatcatcatcatcagcctatcgaagcccactgctgagcaacgacctcttctcacatggagaaggttagagcattaatcactgtgcttgctcaagacggattggcgatttcaatcttataatttgaaattataagaccaggttccCCGCGATGTTTttcttcaccgtccgtcagtggtgtctaaatactcttataaagtacatatgattcggaaaagatcacattggtacttgccaggtttcgaacccgcgccctcaggTATGAGAGGCGGCCCTTTTATCCtacaggccaccacgacttatttgacatatttttggaaaactatatttggttattattcgacgaataattattgtatatagaacgtgaatgttataaagaatttcattaatttatgaaataatatcgaCCTTTGACATTGAACTTCctttttgattattatgaatatttttgtttatgcattcattaaaagaaacattttcttGTAACCCAGAAAATgcatttgaattgtttttaatattacaaactataaatttataatacatatatgatttTCTTAACGAATTATTAGATTTCTAagaaacttttcattatttagaTAAGTACCCGTAAGTTAAgcttatcacaaaaaaaactagagatagatttaaatcattcgatatatatatagagaaatGTGAATATTTACTGAAACGAAATAGCCACTCGTCGgtcaattacataaaaaatataaacggcTTCTATCACaactgattatttattataaaattgtgcgAGTCGCAATACACGGAAGGTCAACGGACGAAATTGCCGAGCGGCGAGAACTAACGGGCTTACAAGTATGCATAAACGTGAAAGCATGTGCTGTAACAATAACGTAaactagttatattttattcaaccactaaaatgatgaaaatttattcaatgacAGCTCGTGTAGATGGGCTTTGTGTAACCGTAATACTTATCAGAGAAACAATTGTATgagaaattgtatatataaaattttgtacacaACCTTCCGTCGAAGacctttgtttatttaaaactgatccttaaaatagaatacatatacgtatatatattctgCAACGCAAAACTGCACTACGCTACTCAtcccaaacaaataaattttctgataCGTACTATATACTACAAGTCTACACTTTTATAAACAACTTCACCTTCAAGCCTTAGGTAAAGCATCGGCTGCAACTTAAACGTCCACTCGCAAATCTACACGAACATGTCCTCAGGTTTATCGATACTTGCTACAAACATTCCAGCATATTGATAGcttttatgtatatgaaatttgTATACACATATAGTTACTAGTGCACTGTACAACTATACATTTCAGAACTATCATGATATTTGGCATGAGCAATTCCTTTGTAAGAAACGAATAAACATATTCGTGTGATAGTAGTTTGATAAGTGtatgttattagttttttccgTCATAACATGACTCACGGTACGacgtaaaattttgtaagattTCGTCATTAAAagcatatgaaataaaaatgatacgTACCAAAACGTCGTGAAGATAAACGATTCAAAAATGTGCTTTACTTTTCAGTTCTTACGATCATAAggataagaaatatatacatttaagaacactaaattcttttaaatgaaactaatattttttcggattatactacgcgtattttattaccaaaaaaaaaaaactacatactttcGTATTCGGTTACtattcagcaaccgtgatcaagggcagacgagatgtgaattcGCAGtgtaatccgaaaaaatattagttttatttaaattaatacacgCTAAAATCTCAGATCTCATCACCAAATACTTAATCACTGGATTTCCTACAGCGGGAAATAAAGAGtatataatgtgtttattaaatattatagacaaAAATTCTAATGTCCTAagcaaaattttcaaaaaaaaaaaaaaaaactatcgacaatgtaaaaaaaatatcgcgACCTTAcggaaagttttatattacttgaataaaaagaaagattttattaaaaatattgccagCCGATAcccacattataaataaaataattcattgctactcacataaaaaatataccggtttatatataagttaatattcgagagcaataaaaaaataacagactAACATACAAGAAAGGCGAACGGAATGATAAACgagagtaaaatattaatttcacacTATCAGCtgttaaaagataattatggGTAAGACATGTgtgaaacaaaagaaaaggCTAGTGATTGCGTCAATGCGTAATCAGTGAGTTTACTGGGACACTGCGAAGCGTAATACACAATTTAATGTTGATAAATAGAAAATCATATTGTTATTGCGAGCAACCATATAAAACTAGTTCCATCCCGCGGTTTCGTTCACTtagaacataatttaataccaCGCTATAGGAAATTAAATCACGATGACGAAAAAGTTATAGACGAATGATTTCATAGCAAGGCTGTAGGTTGTAGACTATATAACGCATACCTACAATcagacagataaaaaaaaaccggaagacgattaaaataacaaagatattaattaatttaggtcaatattattttggagCATTGAACGGTTTGGAACAgttcacagataaaaaaaataggtaaaTCGGTATCTGAGA
Proteins encoded:
- the LOC116774945 gene encoding glycerol-3-phosphate acyltransferase 1, mitochondrial isoform X1, whose product is MDTMLNVWTLVEQVRVAGAAELAIFTAILYWFFTSSRVADMLEVVGERVGGWCGRDPGSLRQAVRRKRHNDVYSKIDAEFTSRTSSLYRLKEEIQVPPPQPEVRPPAGLACSRCAPLSRDSWKDPRSEEAGNVINILNIGRQTFANGGVVSRYLCDLAQCVHLINYDYKDVLPNVSKDKRFIRAIEDTTREELKTKASGTSEAYDDTKKKVESRAMKVLRDISSAMSNNILKLVAWLCHKAIRRIARGGCGTRASCVHRLRRAKAAGLPLVFVPLHRSHFDYVLVTFTLYLTGLRPPLVAAGDNMRIPFFGWFLRACGAFFIRRRVDGSEYHGDPLYKTALRAYILNSLAANNNLEFFIEGGRTRTGKPQLPKAGILSVIMDAYLDGTIDDALLVPVTLNYDKLVDGNFVREQLGMPKQMETFWSALRGIWMTLNTNHGSIRVDFNQPISLKELVTSFQRYNYLKAPIEAPLKSSDNLAENLDRQILYNHSHSSLYGNDVSTDHKMMVEAIGRHLVYDAAQSTALMCTNVVSYVLLTEQRQGCSISGLQESVRARGAALRAAGRDLGYSGETRHVVARALETLGTSLVRCEGSGAKRVVKPQSSVAASLELSYYANAVVAHYAASAIVATALESIIRKEGEDLPIRHSELMEAALELSEILSQEFILCAPCKRIEERLDEAVQELLQADVLINMEKPDVLEEERWARRFAKTLEDEDDASHHSADIKYTVGNTKQAVAERARLLRTIRPLLEAYSTACRCVCESPVNELVKTALDSLLEATSQGKLIYGEAVSTDAIRNCLKLLRQWGVIEMYTDSRVRKIKICPPYTNKDNLDNVCANVYKFNMDTPLV
- the LOC116774945 gene encoding glycerol-3-phosphate acyltransferase 1, mitochondrial isoform X2, whose protein sequence is MLEVVGERVGGWCGRDPGSLRQAVRRKRHNDVYSKIDAEFTSRTSSLYRLKEEIQVPPPQPEVRPPAGLACSRCAPLSRDSWKDPRSEEAGNVINILNIGRQTFANGGVVSRYLCDLAQCVHLINYDYKDVLPNVSKDKRFIRAIEDTTREELKTKASGTSEAYDDTKKKVESRAMKVLRDISSAMSNNILKLVAWLCHKAIRRIARGGCGTRASCVHRLRRAKAAGLPLVFVPLHRSHFDYVLVTFTLYLTGLRPPLVAAGDNMRIPFFGWFLRACGAFFIRRRVDGSEYHGDPLYKTALRAYILNSLAANNNLEFFIEGGRTRTGKPQLPKAGILSVIMDAYLDGTIDDALLVPVTLNYDKLVDGNFVREQLGMPKQMETFWSALRGIWMTLNTNHGSIRVDFNQPISLKELVTSFQRYNYLKAPIEAPLKSSDNLAENLDRQILYNHSHSSLYGNDVSTDHKMMVEAIGRHLVYDAAQSTALMCTNVVSYVLLTEQRQGCSISGLQESVRARGAALRAAGRDLGYSGETRHVVARALETLGTSLVRCEGSGAKRVVKPQSSVAASLELSYYANAVVAHYAASAIVATALESIIRKEGEDLPIRHSELMEAALELSEILSQEFILCAPCKRIEERLDEAVQELLQADVLINMEKPDVLEEERWARRFAKTLEDEDDASHHSADIKYTVGNTKQAVAERARLLRTIRPLLEAYSTACRCVCESPVNELVKTALDSLLEATSQGKLIYGEAVSTDAIRNCLKLLRQWGVIEMYTDSRVRKIKICPPYTNKDNLDNVCANVYKFNMDTPLV